Proteins from one Capricornis sumatraensis isolate serow.1 chromosome 2, serow.2, whole genome shotgun sequence genomic window:
- the MOB3C gene encoding MOB kinase activator 3C yields MALCLKQVFSKDKTFRPRKRFEPGTQRFELYKKAQASLKSGLDLRSVVRLPPGENIDDWIAVHVVDFFNRINLIYGTMAERCNETSCPVMAGGPRYEYRWQDERQYRRPAKLSAPRYMALLMDWIEGLINDEDVFPTRVGVPFPKNFQQVCTKILTRLFRVFVHVYIHHFDSILSMGAEAHVNTCYKHFYYFICEFSLVDQRELEPLREMTERICH; encoded by the exons ATGGCGCTGTGCCTGAAGCAGGTGTTCTCCAAGGACAAGACGTTCAGGCCGCGGAAGCGCTTTGAGCCGGGCACGCAGCGCTTTGAGCTGTATAAGAAGGCGCAGGCTTCGCTCAAGTCTGGCCTGGACCTGCGCAGCGTGGTGAGGCTGCCGCCCGGCGAGAACATAGATGACTGGATCGCGGTACACGTGGTGGACTTCTTCAACCGCATAAACCTCATCTACGGCACCATGGCCGAGCGCTGCAACGAGACCAGCTGCCCGGTCATGGCCGGTGGGCCTCGCTACGAGTACCGCTGGCAGGACGAGCGCCAGTACCGGCGGCCGGCCAAGCTCTCGGCGCCACGCTACATGGCGCTGCTCATGGACTGGATCGAAGGCCTCATCAACGACGAGGATGTCTTTCCCACGCGCGTAG gAGTTCCCTTCCCCAAGAACTTCCAGCAGGTCTGCACCAAGATCCTGACCCGCCTCTTCCGCGTCTTTGTACATGTCTACATCCACCACTTTGACAGCATCCTCAGCATGGGGGCCGAGGCGCATGTCAATACCTGCTACAAGCACTTCTATTACTTCATCTGCGAGTTCAGCCTGGTAGACCAGCGGGAGCTGGAGCCACTG AGGGAGATGACAGAGCGGATTTGTCACTGA